The following DNA comes from Papaver somniferum cultivar HN1 chromosome 4, ASM357369v1, whole genome shotgun sequence.
CAGCGCACAACAAAAAATCGCTTTTATAAAAAACACGGCAATACAAAATTGAACCTAACTCTAATTGGTCAAAGTAAACCTAAGAATTTTTTGCAATGTCGCAATAAATTAATGTGAAATTTGACAACTTATCCTCAGAGATGCATGTTCATTACAGCCTAAGAATGTTTTTGTAATGTCATAATAAATTAATGTGTAATTTGACAGGTTAGAGATGCATGTTATTCAGATATTATTAAGTAAATTCAAACTCTATCTTCAGCTTACTGTATACTTCTACTATGGATGTAAAAACGTTTTCACCGTGGAATATAGTAAACTCACTGTATACTTCTATTATGGATGTAAAAACGTTTTCACCGTGGAATATAGTAGAAATATACAATCAGCTGAAGATTAAATTGAAGAATCAATTAACGTGATCTCTAAGCCCCCAATCTTACCTTGATTCCTCCACTCCTATTTTTATTGTATTTAATAAAATCTATATTTTTCTTTGCTTGATTCCTCCACTCCTTCCTCTATTTTTCTAATATTCAATAAACTATATTTTCGTTGATTATGTTAAGGATATGTTTCCTTCACTAATGAACACATCATTTTGTTTCTCTCTGAGACCTCAATTTGATcaaggtaatcaatttaactcATCACTCTCGAACGTCTCTTTCTTACTAATATTATCACTCATCTTTGTGTTTTTACTATATTTTATGGTTAGCTGCATttcatttttttaggttttcggACACGCTATAGAGTGTGACTCAGTGAAGTACAGATGGGTCTGACATTCACGAAGTTTTTCAGTCGACTTTTTATCGCAAAGAATGAGTTGCGTATTCTACTGGTTGGTCTGGGTGCCGCTGGGAAGACTACAATCTTGGACAAACTCAAGCTGGGAGAAAGCGTTACAAATAATCCTGCCGTTGACATTCCTACCATTAGCATTCCGACTGTTGGTATGTTCTTGTTCTAAAAGGATTTACACACATGACTTAGTCATGCTTCAGATTTTCTCAAGAGAGCTGATCTGAATGCCGAACCATGCTACTACTACTTTTCAGGTTTTAATAAAGAGTCGGTGGAATACAAGAACATCAATTTCACCTTTTTAGACGTTGGAGGTCAGATGATGAGTGCAAGGTAGAAAtttcttcattttcattttttttggtaaCACCAAATCTCAATATACTCCTATATAGCTATGCGCACTTGGTGCGTCTCTTTCGCAGTTTCACCACTCCCCTGTTTCTACATATTCTTTCTAGTTTCGCCTTAAAATTATTTAAAAGTCGAGCATGTTATCATTTGATTCTTCTACCATCTTTGTAAAACTTAGTTTATGCCCGGATATATTTGAATACTAATGCCATCTTATCTTCTATATCAGTTATTTGAATACGTTCTTGTCCTTCCTCCAATCCCCGCAAGGTTTGATCTATGTGGTGGATAGCAATAACAGAGATCGAGTTGATGAGGCAAGAGATCAATTGCACTGGATGCTGAATCTGGTATTTGGAGCTTCAGTAAAGCTTTAATTTTCGAAATTTAAATATTTTGGGTAAAACCATTTAGGATTTGTAAAAGTTAACTAGATGTTCCTTAGCTGTTAGTATCCGTTTCCAGGATGGGTGGCCAGATGCTGTGTTGCTGATTTTAGCTAACAAACAAGACATTCCTAATGCGATGAATGTTGCTGAGATATCTGAGAAGCTAGATCTTAACTCACTCAACAATCGTAAATGGTAAACTTTCCTTGTGGTATTGATCACAGCTATATTTTCCTGTTCCGTTTTGTTCTCCCACTTATAAGTCTGCGATTTTGCAGGCACATCCAGAGCACATGTGCAACCTCTGGAGAAGGTCTATATTGTTAGAAATCCccgggcctaactaacctcgaaaaccggcttgcaaggttagggGTGCACATGGCTTATTAAGCATGGATCCTAGGTTGtcctaggcgatgtggtactatttaacaccccCCTCAACGACTAGGGCTATACTGAACTGATGGGTATGACAGCCGCTGATTGGGCTACACTGACGGGTATGATACAAAAGCCGCTGACTGGGCTACACTGATGGGTGATACGGAAATCACGGACACACGGATGGACATGGGTGGGTTGAGAGGGGCCTGGCTCTGGTACCATGTTAGAAATCCCCggacctaactaacctcgaaaaccggctttcAAGGTTAGGATTGCCCATGGCTTATTAAACATGGATCCTAGGTTGCtctaggcgatgtggtactatttaacataTACGAGGGTTTGGATTGGCTTTCCAACAACATTGCTAACAATGTAAGCAACTAAGCATCTCACATTTCAAGTTCAccaagtaaaatcaaagaaataCAAATTACTTATTCTCACTGAATTAATCGCTTATTGTCTCTACAGGAGATTGTTGGCAGTTGAAGGTTATTGTAGTTTGGTAGCAGAGGTTTGTGCAAGTCATATAACGAGGCCTAAACACATAAATTTCTAATGCAGCGGGCTCGAATCTCACAGAATTTGGCTTGTCAATAATACTATAAACATCTAGCCAAACTTTAACCGCTGGACCTTTTACGTTGCATTACTCATATGTAGAATGTCAAAACGAATAATGTACCGAGTAGTAGTACTGTGTTTCAAGATGGAGATTTGATCTACATCCTTATTTTTTCTTTCCACTTGTAATGCAAATTAGACTGCATCACTTTGGTTTAATGCGGAATCAGACAGCTTAATGAAAATTCCACAAACGTAGTTTTGATTTTTTATATCTTTGTAATTACTAGAAGCTGAACttaaatgaaaattttaggcttctcttaaatgtagTCTACATTTTTATTAACTATATCCGAAAAAGCttaagttaaaatgaaaaacaaaagttaCCAAACGCGTCTTAACTTTTTTCACTAATAATCCTGCTTCTtccacaaaatcaaaatataacccctaattatttttcttagatccaaactaaattataCTTCAATTTATTTCCAAttgttatcttcttattcttacaAATTGTCCCATTATAAATCCAACTTTTCCTTATTGTTCCATTATTCTTACTTTTCCcctaaaataattaaactcaACTTTTCACATTTTCTTTAAAACGATGTTATTTTTTCTAAATCATGATTACAACAATATCGAttgaggttatatattctaattaTTCTCTTAAAAATTTTCCACAACAATAACAATCGAAAACTGAAATGAAATCAACTAACATTATTCTACAAAAAAATTTCTAAGATGAAgttttttttctcaatcatgattacATTAAATTGAGTATTCTTATCAATTATGTGGTTGATCTAAacaaatttaattttaatttttgatttagaGATTTGATAATTTATTTTGGGATATATATAAAATTGTGTATAATTTTATGGGTTATGTTAATAATTATAAGAATCCGTTTAGTTAGATTAATGACTTATTTTATGTGGGTTACAACAtcggctatatttaagagaagacAAATTTTATTTCTAAATCTCTGTAAAGTCCATTTTGATTTAATCTTATAATTGCTTTCACAAATTATAAAGCAAAATTTAtggccttgtttggtaaaatttatgattatctatttatgattatagataatcatttttaaaataaatttttccaaacgCTTTTTTTAAATGATTATCATCTTAGAATGATGATCTCAAAAAAGAAACGAAAGAACAATGATctaggatattttttttttagtcctatgttgttgtttttttgtctgtctcttgatagtttagagaaaataagaagaaaaacttcAATTTGAGTTTGTTTGAAAAATAATTGATCATAATAAATTTttaaaacaactttttttttgtttaaataatggattttttcaattatgattaaaattatcaattattataatggttaccaaacacatatagaatccattatcacatgcataatggattatgggatgataatccattaaaataatggttaccaaacatccCATTCTACACCTGGCCTCCTTGACCACTACCGTCGATGTATGAAATTTAAACACCAAGCTAGATCATATTGGCCACGATAGAATGCCTGGGGAATCTAGTTTTCCATCACTTTCTGTAAAGAGCCttaagctcgtcaatgctatttgACTGGAATAACGATAGTCAAGAGACGTTTTAGTCGATAATgattcgattagtttaacacgaaccttaattaataggaattaatctaacaacgatatagatacgtaggtatcgaaaagttatgcgcaATGGGCtattcgaacgtgtcaatcggatatcggatgaagaagatattatcaGTTTTGTATGAAGGAAAAACAAGTTATTTTCCTTTAAACCGCCTGGTTTCCCCTTATCGTTTGGGAAGGTGGCTTTATCATTGGTCGCTGGCTTTATCATCAGATACGTGTCGAAGAGAAATCAgtttctcttattctttctcctatatcttcttcttctcggttcttcttctttttcttcatttcttcttttcttcctctcTTTCCTATGTTCTTCATGCTCGTCAATTTTTGAGAAGACTGAGTGAATTTGAGGACGGAAATTAGGGGAAAATGTCAAGAGCTGACCGTTTGTGATGATGTTACGGTTGATTGAACAGGAGATGATAGAATAGCTACTGTAAATCGAAGTTAGGATTTCTGGTTAGGGTTTGTATAGAATTGAGAGATGATTTGGGTTGTTGTTAGATGAAGAACGATTGGGTTGAGATTTAATTAAAGCTCTGAAGCTGTTTGGAGGTGAAAttgagaattagggttcgtcCCGTTCTTCTCCAAATTAGAATTAGGATTTGTAAAAAGTTCAAAGAAAAATCAACAGATGAAGTTGTCGATTTAGGGGATTAAATTAAATGATGGGTTTTGAAGAGCATTGGAATGGAGTTGCATGAGGAATCAAAGTTTCATATGATGAAATTAGCGATGGTGATGAATTCCAGGTCTAGAACg
Coding sequences within:
- the LOC113273780 gene encoding ADP-ribosylation factor 2-like, which gives rise to MGLTFTKFFSRLFIAKNELRILLVGLGAAGKTTILDKLKLGESVTNNPAVDIPTISIPTVGFNKESVEYKNINFTFLDVGGQMMSASYLNTFLSFLQSPQGLIYVVDSNNRDRVDEARDQLHWMLNLDGWPDAVLLILANKQDIPNAMNVAEISEKLDLNSLNNRKWHIQSTCATSGEGDVVLFNIYEGLDWLSNNIANNVSN